The genomic DNA CGAGTCCTCGGCGTCGTACGTCCCCCCCGGCCTGGTGAGTATCACCAGGACGCCGTCGTTTCCTCCTCAGAACCGCCGACTCTGTGCTGAAGGCCTGGTTCTGTTGCGTGTTCCAGTACATCGACCACTACTCCAGGACCAAAGCCATCGCCGAGCAGATGATCCTCTCGGCTGACGGGATCCCCCTCAGAGGTACGAGCATCGACAGGAAGACGATTCCGATGCCGTGGAGCGACGCGCGGCACAAATTCCTGCTCTACTAGCAAGGGTTTCGGGTTCGCGCGTGTTCTTTAGGTTAACAGGTGCAGGGCCTCTTCTTTCCCCTGCCAGCGTAACCTTACACCTGTTCACGTATTCATGCTAAACCTAAAGCCAAGAGCTGCCTCCTTATGTACCGCAAGCTAAAGGTAAATAATCGGACgtctctggccccgcccacttccccCCCACCTGTCACTCATGCTTGTGCGCTGtgcaaatgtgatgtttttctacatctggttctggttctggttctctgtCCCGAAGGTGGGGGCCTGCTCCGTACCTGCGCCCTGCGGCCGAGCGGGATCTACGGTCCGGATGAGAGGAGACACCTCTACAGAGTGATGGTGAGGCGCTCGCGCTAACAGCGTGGAAATAGAGGAAATACGGGTCCAGTGGAGTCTGCCCGGCAGAAAGAGTTCTGCCTGAGGCGTCTACATTATTGATGGCGTCCCGCAGGCGTCCGGTTACATCACCGCTTGTTCCAGCCGGGCCGACGCAGCCACGTTGCCGCTACGCCACGCCTCGAGAAAGTTGACGTGTGACGGGTATTTGTAGTGTTGGATGTGCATGGGATGAAGAAAAGAGTTGAATTTTTATGCAAATATGTCTGAAAATATCTATTTGGCAAATAAAAGGGCTATAAAAGAAGTGACGGTTAATCAAGTgtgccccctagtggtcagGTGACGCAACCCAGctaagcccctcctcctcctgcggtAACCGGAGGTCACAGGTCAGCGCGCTCGTGACGGGCAGCAGAGCTGTCGATCAGTGGCGGGTCACTGCGAGACGCACCAACTCTctcttgtctctgtctctcagagGAACGTGGAGCGCCGCCTCTTCTTTTTCAGGTTCGGCGACCCGCGGGCCCGGATGAACTGGGTTCACGTGGACAACCTGATCCTGGCTCACAGGCTGGCGGCCGAGGCTCTCACCCAGCAGAGGGACTATATCTCCGTGAGCGAAGTTATCAGGAATATGACAGAACTCCAGCCTCGGAGGTCTATTATTCATGTCCTGAACTCTCCAGTgtttgttgttcctgttgttgttgttgttttcagagCGGGCAGGTGTACTTCATCAATGACGGAGTCTCAGTCAACCTGTTTGAGTGGCTGTCGCCGTTGGTGCGTTGACGCtaaaatcaacacaaaacaacacTTTTTCCTCAACACATGTGTAAAAGTGTGACAGTCAGGCCTTTTGGGGTGCGCCACTTAGCAGCATCTAGCGGCCAGAGCGGGAACTGCACGCTTTGAACGCCAGTCCTCAACCCCCTCCCAACATCAGCGTCCTTAATGGGAACAAACAGGTCAAACCCAGAGCCAGGAAAGAACCCAAGAAGGAGGTTGTGGGTTTCACTGCAGGCTCGGTGTCTCTCTGGGTGTTGGGTGATTTGTGTCTTTGACGGCGAGTTGCCTCTAAATCTGATCCCAGTGAACTTAATAATCGACTAGCACAGCCTCTTGGCCTCTTAGCAACAGGACTGAAGGATGAATTCAGACTCATGCCTCCagaattcactttttttttatcactaaTATTGATTGCTTTTCATCTGTAGTTTGAAAATCTGGGCTACAACGGATCTCTGATACGGCTGCCGGTCACAGTCGTCTGCTTAGCAGGTAtcacttcttttttctcttttattgggACGCCTGTTGGAAGAAAACACTAATTCCTGTCATGTTCTTCTCATTGTCAGCCAACCTGGTAGAATATTTACATGTATTTCTCAGACCTCTGATAGAAGTGCCTCTGCTCTTCACCCAAAACGAGGTAATTAAGCTGTTCTTTGGTTTTTAGCCTTTTCCGGGCGTTTGATTCCGATTTGACAGAGACGACGCGGTGGGACAGTCCTGGTGGGACAGTCCTGGTGGATGTCTTAGACGCCGGGCTGGTGTTTAAACCTAAAGACGGTTGTGCTGTCCGGGGTTGGCGAACGTGCGGTGTCTCAAGGAGCCTCATGAATACGTGATGAGGCTGTAACCAAAGCTGAGTGCGTGGGCCCGGGCCCAGAGGTCATTCAGTCAGACCGCTGCCGGGGGTGATCGATGATTAGGCCCTGAATAAATCATCGCCTGCCGAGGGTCAGCAGGAAGTTCAGGATGACGTgtacaggaagtgacctcagcaGACCcaagtcaaaataaatataaatatctcAACTGTTCAGAAAGAAAACGGGGGACCAGTGTAAGTGTGAGAAGAGTGTGGAATCTATACAAGGGCGAGGTGTGCAGCTCACTGCTCGTACATCAACCCTGACATTTTATCCCTGGGCTGTAAGAAGACGCAGCGACCATCAGTCACGGGTTGTGTCAGCGCGTCGCAGCGTGTTTGCCAGATGGTGGCTAAGAGGAGTCACCTTCAGGAGCTCAGTGACTGATATTGAGTGTGTTCTCCTTCGGTGCAGGTGAGGAGCATAGCTGTCAGCCACACGTTCAAGATTGACAAAGCCCGCCGAGAGCTGGGTTACTGCCCCAGGACCTACAGCCTGGTGGACTGTGTGGAGCAGTACCTGAAGAACCGACGGCGCCGCCCGGAACGGCTCTCTTCAAACCTGCTCCTCcgacacctcctcctgctgctcctcttgggTCTCAGCCTGATGCTCGTGACAGTATTCAGTCCAATTTAGACGCATTTTCAAAGAAAGACTGGGTGAAAGGCTGCCGACTAGGTTGTTTTATGTTATTTATTCTGCCACTGCAAAGGCTTTGTGAATAGCAGTCACCAAAGAAACATGCATTAGTTTTCATTATGTAATTCCTGTTTTTACCAAGTCAAAGACACTCAATTATtcctcctccaggctgctgaAAAGTATTAAAAGGTTATTACTGGGTCTCCAAAAAACCAAAACTAATGTCATACACAAACTATTTGAATTTTTGGTTGTATTTTCGAGATAAGATAGAGATTTGTTGTGATTTACTCACTTTGCTAGATCGATTAgaatgtaattactgattttttttaaatcgttTTAGCAATAAAAGCTAGAATTCTGACTGTATTTGATGGCTTATttattatgtatgtatgtagctGTTtatgtccactagagggcgcgaGTGTACTTTTTTCCGACGTTATTAACAATTCACAAGCCACGCGTTGCGTTAATAAAATATGTCTGAATAAGTTATTTTTGTCACAGAAAAGGACCACCAAGAGACAAAATATATATGGTCGAATGTATATTAATCACAAAGTtgtcaaaagaaaaggaaaagaaaaatgttctgGCAGcggtgggattcgaacccacgccaTCGAAATGACTGGAGCCTAAATCCAGCGCCTTAGACCACTCGGCCACGCTACCTGTGACGGCCGTCTACCTAGAGGTTACCAGAAAAAGTGGTACATCGAGCGACTTGACTAGAAAAAAATCTGCCGTATCGCTCTTAATTTGAGCCGAGCTAAGCTAAACTAGCTAAACTAAactagctaaatgctaatatcAACGGCTGCTCAGTCATTAGTTTGAGGCCCATAATTAAAACTATGTGCTTGTGCTTATGATCTTACCAATATTTATCCCTTTATGCAAACGAGGAATTAGTTCAGAGCTGGATGGGGAAATGTCTTTAACATTTCATCAAGTTTTTATTTGTACATAACCAGAAAATAACAATATTCACAGCTTGACCTCTGGTTTAGTGTAGTTTTGAGTAAGATTATCTCTCGTGAGTATaacatggagcagaaaatgaaatATTGTCCCCCTTTATTCACATACTATTAAATTCCAAATATTCAGAGGATTAAGCAATACAGAACTTGGAATTATTTCTTATGTGATTGAATTTAAAtctacttaaaaaaaacaacataatttCTTCATCTGCTTTTGGTTTATTACCAAATGTAAAAAGAAGCACCACAGTGTGTATCTAGTCTCACATTGTTCACTTTGATCAATAATGCAATAGAGAAAATAAATACTAACTTTTTCCAAAACTCCAAAAACctaggaaaaaaataaataaaaccaaaacaaatcaGTCATAAAAGTGCAGTTTTGTGTCCTGGCAGAGAGACAATTGTCAGAAGGTGTCAACAGacataaaacaacaaacaaacaaaaaactgaTTGTTATCAGGTGACCCGCTAACAGCAAAGCTAATAATCAGAAACTCCTGAGAATTTAGTATTACTACAATATTTCTATCCTATTAGGTTTCAGCATTTGTGCTTATGCAAGTTGTACTTAACAGCCAGGTGACGTGATTAACGTTCGGCCACGTGAGCAGGGAAAACTATCGCAAATGGACATAATACTGAAGATATagaggacagaaaacaaatttGATCAGAGCTCTGCAACCGTATCTCTTACTCTATCTCCTTTATCTTTATGTAACATACCTTACAGTTTCCTTCCGTAACAGGACTAAAATGCCCCAGTGCACACCAACCAAAGCTCTACGCAGCTGGGATCAGAACCCCTGAGAGGGGTCTCCCGAACGACTGCCCTTAGCCAGACGTTTGCTCTCGCTCAGGTCTATTTTGGTCTTCTGGATGCGGGTGAAGATCTCGTGGAAGAGCGCCTTGTACTCGGGCTGCTGGCCCTCATCCTGCGGGAACGCCGGCGAGCTGGAGAGTCGGCGGCGGGGCCCGACGCTGGCGGCGGGACAGTTGGCGGTTTGGACGGCTTTGTGACTGTGCTGGTCGGAGGCCTGCTGGCAGCGCTCCAGCAGCTCGTTATACTTCACCTGCGAGACA from Takifugu rubripes chromosome 5, fTakRub1.2, whole genome shotgun sequence includes the following:
- the sdr42e2 gene encoding putative short-chain dehydrogenase/reductase family 42E member 2 isoform X2: MEPPTSSHSAIQPGSLAGLSAGWRWTQEDIRDYSSLYKLCEGVDCIFHTASYGMSGPEQLRKEQVESVNVGGTKNVINVCKDRNIPRLVYTSTINVVFTGQPIEECDESSASYVPPGLYIDHYSRTKAIAEQMILSADGIPLRGGGLLRTCALRPSGIYGPDERRHLYRVMRNVERRLFFFRFGDPRARMNWVHVDNLILAHRLAAEALTQQRDYISSGQVYFINDGVSVNLFEWLSPLFENLGYNGSLIRLPVTVVCLAANLVEYLHVFLRPLIEVPLLFTQNEVRSIAVSHTFKIDKARRELGYCPRTYSLVDCVEQYLKNRRRRPERLSSNLLLRHLLLLLLLGLSLMLVTVFSPI
- the sdr42e2 gene encoding putative short-chain dehydrogenase/reductase family 42E member 2 isoform X1 yields the protein MELCGPDLRDRGGPLCQVKHLPHHGAPRCRLQAGGPGTQNLPHQPWVNQRPMAVACSPTVARAPRASGAVAPSFSSQEGASSRKGEEAAMAMAPRGLTAGRVLVTGGAGYFGSRLGRDLAGQGMSVILLDVNTPPRDVPDGATYFQEDIRDYSSLYKLCEGVDCIFHTASYGMSGPEQLRKEQVESVNVGGTKNVINVCKDRNIPRLVYTSTINVVFTGQPIEECDESSASYVPPGLYIDHYSRTKAIAEQMILSADGIPLRGGGLLRTCALRPSGIYGPDERRHLYRVMRNVERRLFFFRFGDPRARMNWVHVDNLILAHRLAAEALTQQRDYISSGQVYFINDGVSVNLFEWLSPLFENLGYNGSLIRLPVTVVCLAANLVEYLHVFLRPLIEVPLLFTQNEVRSIAVSHTFKIDKARRELGYCPRTYSLVDCVEQYLKNRRRRPERLSSNLLLRHLLLLLLLGLSLMLVTVFSPI